AGCCCGTCCCCAAGGCGCACCACCTCCTGGCGGTCCAGAAGGACGTTAACATCACCTCCATCCCCCTCCGCCACCAGGAGTTTGAAGGAGTTGGTACCAAGATCCATCACCGCTGCCCTCATGCAAAAGGCCCCCAATTCCAAGGAGTTTAGGTTATCATGCAGCATAGTAATACATGGGACTCAAAGAGGGCAAAAGGCGTGGAACGCCCTTAACGGGAGGTGGCCGGTGGGAAGGTTCTTTGTGCCCCCCAATAACTACGGGGGCCCCCAGTTGGACCTGGCAAGGGGAGCAAGGCGTTTTCTGGAGGCCATGGGGTTCATACCCCCGCAGCTGGACGGAAGCAGATGCATACTGCACATATCCGACACGCCGTCGTCCACCTACGGATACATCCGGCGGGCGGTGCTGTCCATGAGGCCCATGATGGTAATCCACACCGGGGACGTGGCGGACGAGGTCAAGGTGGGTCTTTGGCCCTCCCTGAAGGACGAGTACGTGCGGAAGGTATCAAAGCTGTCCAAGGCATTGGAAGCCGTCAGGGACGTCTCAAGGCTCGTCATCACCTGCGGCAACCACGACCTGGAGGAGGTGCTGAAGGACCTCATGCCCTGGGCGAAGGTCCACCCGGTGAGGGCCCTTTTGACCGTGGGCGGCAGATCCCTTAAGGCCTCCCACAGGCACTCGGACCTGGGGGAACTGGGGGACGTGAACCTCTTCGGCCACGACCTGGAGTTAAGGACCTCCACGGAGGGGGACAGGATCATGTTGAACGGCATCGAGCGGATGAACCTCTTGGACACCGCCGACTGGTCGGTGCGGTTCATAAGATACCCCCCGGGCACCGACGACGAACGAACCCTTCGCCGCCGAAGGGGCCTTTAACCCCCCTGATGGGGCTTTTTAAAATTTAAAATTTAAAAAACCTGTGGGGTTTTAAAACCCCCGGTGGGGAACTAAAACCCCCTGTGGGGGCTAAAACTCCAAGCGGGGGGGTAAGCCGGGAGGGGGAAGATCTCCCTACCTGGCCCTGCAGGGCCAATGAAAAAGGAACGACTACTAAACGGGAACGTTAAACCGGAGGTGGTGACAATGCTTTCTCTCGTGAGGGGAGGGCCTAAGGTTCTGGTGGTGGAGACCACCGCTTCTGATGGGCGGATCGCGGAGCTGGAGGAGTTCATGGAGGCACGATGTGTGCCCTGGCAGCAGGACCCCCTGTCCGCGGTGGAGTCCGCAACGGAGGAGGCCACGCTGATCATATTCATGGCCTCCGGCGACAAGCCGGTCCTCAAGGTATACTCCACCCACACCCCCCCGGAGGAACTGCTCTGCCACCTCATAAACTCCAGGCTGTGCGAGGCGGTGGACAACGTGTGCACCGCCCCGGGCACCGCGGTAATGCGGCTCATGGGAGACCTTGGAAGGGCGGTGGAGAGGATAGCAAAGGACCTCGGGGGGGAAGTGGTGCAAAGGCCCCACGCACTGGCCTGCCCCACCGGGACCAGGACCATCATATACTTCACCCAGAGCCCCCTCAACAGGCCCCTTAGGATGGAGGAACTGCACCCCTCCGCGGTGCTGGTTGAAAGGCCCTGTTCAGAGGTCTTAGGACGCCTCAAGGACAACGCCATGGACTACCTGAGCATCGCCATGGGGACCCCCGACTGGAACCAGGTGGAGATCAAGATATACGACGCCGCGGGGCGCTACGACCTGCACTACCAGAGGCTAATGGGGGCCATAGAGGGGGTGGACGCGGGGCTTGTGCTGTCCGAGGCGTGGGGAAGGGACCAGGCGTTCATACTTATGAGCGTGCCGGTATACGTGGTGAGCCTCTTCACCCCCCTTCCCCCATCGGAGGTAAAGGAACTTTGCATGGCCCTGGAGTACTCCCCCAGCGGGGACCGGTGGGTGGATCTGGACGTTATCCACCGGGGAAAGAAGGTAAGCTGGACATCCCTGGGGGAGGACAAGTCCCCCCGGGACTCGATTGGGCTATCCCTCAGGGAAAAGCTCCTGAACCGAATGTCCCCCCAGGGGATCAAAAGGCTCAGGGAAGCGGAGGAGCGGCTGACGGAGAGCCCTTAAGGGCCCTTTCGATGACCCTCAACGGGTTCTCCCAAAGCAGCTTGCCCATGAGCCTTGAGCCAAGCCTGGCTTTAAGGGCGTCCAAGGCGTCCCGGGCCTCCCGGTGGCTCATGAAGAGGTCCTTGCGGACGCCCTGGTAGAAGCTTTCAAACCTGTCGCAGAGGTCCAGCCCGAGGGCGCAGGCCTCCTCCCCCGCCAGGTCAACCACCCGGGTTATGTGGCGGTACATCCCTTCCACCGGGTCGTCGAACCCCACGAAGGATCCGTGGGCGTTGAACCCCACCACGCCCCCAAGCCGCCCTATGGCCTCTATGTGCCGGTCCTCGAGGTTCCTTGGATGGGAGCACAAGGACCTGCAGTTGGAGTGGGATGCCCAAAGAAAGACCCCCATGTGGAGCAGGTCGTCCACCCCCGGGTCGTTGAGGTGGCTTACGTCCAGCGCAACGCCCACTTCAGCGGCGGACCTGGCCAGGGCCATGCCGCGGGAAGAAAGCCCCCCGGGGGACCTGACGGATCCCTTAAGATCCGTACCGTCGGCGAAGCGGTTCCTGCGGCTCCATGTAAGACCCAAGGACCCAAGGCCGTGATACCGGAAGAACCCAAGAAGCTCCTCGCTCCCCTCCAGGGGCTCCGCCCCCTCCATGGAGAGCACAAGGCCCATAGGACCGCCGGAAAGGCACCTCTCCAGCTGCTTAAGATCTTTGACCAGCACAAAAGCCCCTTCCGCCTCCCTCTCCTCCTCCAGAAGGCACTGGAGCTGAAACAACGCCTCCTCAAGCGCCCTTGGGACCGAGAGATCGTCAACGAACAACGACACCACCAAAAGCCCAAGCCCGCTGTCCTGAAAGTCACGAAGGAATAGGTTCCTTACCACGTCCCACTCCCCCCTGCGCCTTCTTACCGCAAGCTCGTAGGGAAGGTCGCAGTGCATGTCCACCCATCTCATACAGAACACCCCCAATGCGGTATTTCAATCATAACCCCAAGCAGTGATGGGATCCAACCCACAAGGGGATAAGGGCGAGGGCCCCTTGAACCGAAACAAGAAGGGCAAGAAGATGGGCACAGGGCAGTTAAGGACAGGTGGCTTGAAGCCTTAGGGGGTGGCAAGGCATGACAAAACCGTTCTCCCTTGGGGGACCTAAGGAAGACCCAACGGACTTACTCAAGGGATGGGAGAGGGGCACTGAACGCCAAAGGGCGGAAGACGCCCCAAAGGACCCAATGGAGGCGGTGGCGAGGGCCAAGGGCAACGTGGACGCCTCCATGGACCGGGTGATGGTGTTACATCACCGGACAGTTCAGAGGTCCATGGAGGAGTACAAGCTAAAGCTCAAGAAGAAGATCCTGGAGGCGGAGATAGAGAAAAGGCGCCACCAGGACAGGGAACTGCTGAGCCTCGCGGTGGCGGAGGCCATAAACCACAGGAACCGCCTGAAGGCCCGGGCCCT
The nucleotide sequence above comes from Thermanaerothrix sp.. Encoded proteins:
- a CDS encoding metallophosphatase family protein; the protein is MGRFFVPPNNYGGPQLDLARGARRFLEAMGFIPPQLDGSRCILHISDTPSSTYGYIRRAVLSMRPMMVIHTGDVADEVKVGLWPSLKDEYVRKVSKLSKALEAVRDVSRLVITCGNHDLEEVLKDLMPWAKVHPVRALLTVGGRSLKASHRHSDLGELGDVNLFGHDLELRTSTEGDRIMLNGIERMNLLDTADWSVRFIRYPPGTDDERTLRRRRGL
- a CDS encoding membrane dipeptidase translates to MRWVDMHCDLPYELAVRRRRGEWDVVRNLFLRDFQDSGLGLLVVSLFVDDLSVPRALEEALFQLQCLLEEEREAEGAFVLVKDLKQLERCLSGGPMGLVLSMEGAEPLEGSEELLGFFRYHGLGSLGLTWSRRNRFADGTDLKGSVRSPGGLSSRGMALARSAAEVGVALDVSHLNDPGVDDLLHMGVFLWASHSNCRSLCSHPRNLEDRHIEAIGRLGGVVGFNAHGSFVGFDDPVEGMYRHITRVVDLAGEEACALGLDLCDRFESFYQGVRKDLFMSHREARDALDALKARLGSRLMGKLLWENPLRVIERALKGSPSAAPPLP